In one window of Sphingomonas sp. BGYR3 DNA:
- a CDS encoding CinA family protein — MDTLLPPELVERARAVIVANRTAGRTIALAESCTGGLVAAALTEIPGSSDVLMGSLVTYSNDAKMDLLGVSLDVLETFGAVSVATAWSMAQGALKKTGASVAVAITGIAGPGGGTAKKPVGTVVFARADRSADPNQVVADSRLFDGEGRGAIRLQAALCALELLMPPGVDPAP, encoded by the coding sequence ATGGACACCCTGTTGCCCCCCGAACTGGTCGAGCGCGCGCGCGCGGTGATCGTGGCGAACCGGACCGCCGGGCGGACCATCGCGCTGGCCGAAAGCTGCACCGGCGGGCTGGTGGCGGCGGCGCTGACCGAGATACCGGGGTCGTCGGACGTGCTGATGGGCAGCCTGGTCACCTATTCCAACGATGCCAAGATGGACTTGCTGGGCGTCAGCCTGGACGTGCTGGAGACATTCGGCGCGGTGTCGGTGGCAACGGCGTGGAGCATGGCGCAGGGCGCGCTGAAGAAAACCGGCGCATCGGTGGCAGTGGCGATTACCGGCATTGCCGGGCCGGGCGGCGGGACGGCGAAGAAGCCCGTCGGCACGGTCGTGTTCGCCCGCGCCGACCGCAGCGCCGATCCCAATCAGGTGGTGGCCGATTCGCGCCTGTTCGACGGCGAGGGGCGCGGTGCCATCCGCCTTCAGGCGGCGTTGTGCGCGCTGGAGCTGTTGATGCCGCCGGGCGTCGATCCTGCGCCGTAA